The Toxoplasma gondii ME49 chromosome XII, whole genome shotgun sequence genome includes a region encoding these proteins:
- a CDS encoding Ras-related protein Rab-5C, putative (encoded by transcript TGME49_219720) — protein sequence MSFSQAYSSGASLPPYGQSSGSGLGQSYAAGSSEAARPPSYKTVLLGDASVGKSSLVVRFVKNTFSDTMETTIGAAFFTQALQVDGRTVKFEIWDTAGQERFSSLAPMYYRGAAAAIVVYDQSNMASFDRAQVWVQQLQLSGNSNIVIALAANKMDLPHKQVDLHLGRQYAEENGLLFIETSAKTGQNVQQLFSMIARRLPEKPVGAQGLGGGVHTIKLTDEPAVQRQAGGLASKFACCGGNS from the coding sequence ATGTCTTTCTCGCAAGCTTACAGTTCCGGAGCATCTCTTCCACCGTATGGCCAGAGCAGCGGCTCTGGTCTAGGCCAGTCTTACGCTGCGGGTTCCTCTGAGGCTGCGCGTCCGCCGTCGTACAAAACTGTGCTTCTAGGGGATGCCTCGGTGGGGAAGTCGAGTCTCGTGGTACGTTTTGTGAAAAACACTTTTTCCGACACGATGGAGACGACGATCGGAGCTGCGTTCTTCACTCAGGCGCTCCAGGTTGACGGCCGAACAGTCAAGTTCGAAATCTGGGACACGGCGGGTCAGGAGcggttctcctctctggctCCCATGTACTACAGAGGGGCAGCAGCCGCCATTGTGGTGTACGACCAGTCCAACATGGCGAGCTTCGACCGCGCCCAAGTTTGGGTGCAGCAGCTCCAACTCAGCGGGAATTCGAACATCGTCATTGCGCTTGCAGCCAACAAGATGGACTTACCACACAAACAAGTCGACCTTCACCTCGGCCGCCAGTACGCGGAAGAGAACGGTCTCTTGTTCATCGAGACCTCCGCGAAAACCGGCCAAAACGTCCAGCAACTCTTCTCCATGATCGCCAGACGCCTTCCCGAGAAACCCGTCGGCGCCCAGGGCCTAGGCGGAGGCGTCCATACAATCAAACTCACCGACGAACCCGCGGTCCAGAGGCAGGCAGGTGGACTCGCCAGCAAATTCGCCTGTTGCGGCGGAAACAGTTGA
- a CDS encoding hypothetical protein (encoded by transcript TGME49_219710), with the protein MGNEVASHQGASVSPSHAVRGLERSEKGDQRQDGAGLDFHPFLLPRRTMPCSTRSSLCSAELPAAAAVLNGQYPFLLFASADHLIPLEAAVANSLSSSACASTASSSSKDNTRKKEQRKKGGERGEAGEHGGEGEENPLLSLLSFDGSGSFPRTEAALDVSTYNVALLREALRAGPQGRTGREKGDSLLAWPSPFPAFLPPGRAIDTNQLFVAYAVKGGVRVMPIVGSADGGVEETYKAPLYVPPTLSAGPPQAKPSAVSVALYQGTKPQFLLVSDSNNLVSIFKLAPPVSAGSRGSSGGASSFLLLQLPKPEEPLAQVSSAGAASQSVSSASQSMSPIYVAWVPPAAGGLQEEAAQPGREQSCGLGSTDVYFVTVQRHQVILWSLPVLRSYCISKNIKFDEQPLLVDDAVVSCCACVLPLRDAWASASELEKLRGESSLSHAGSGFSSFFASPALPSDNLPLFALPPSSSFSFSSPFLKRPAASQHPGLFADGRLSEAETLSVQAVSFCPASRSVLVAFNRRCVAAWRIEPSHNKVPRISLIGAQFVPRSPVPPGMSQVAASVLGRPLPGLSEADASASAGPSGMGAPSVAPQNEKAFNPFDAFLVQAASASSAGSGSCEAKKPEEKETRDTQGEELLSTLTAITSLNVLYATVYPREEEGGETSTGQSEGVKEKTLEADKQVETGPTEDRGRQMPFLLVGTANNSCLRVFPLFLSRQDLSANPFFPSQRPLPLLFGSAVQTLRLDAAAAPNGSRTACVGAGEDKAARPSTAGVLSELPWAFVRVDAARHAVLWSVAGCGAPQRLTREAATPEAPGGQQAGEGKPSGDAERRDGEAPACDVLQADGRAGPPDSAREGDSSKDSFVFVLEVNQRMLHRTEGRAESASERDGGEEEKASLVHRAAHLPLPSMLVLPSQFPVKNISSVFSLYSASGTGARTGRRRSVSGKSSPSLSFASSSDFEAVETLGAGEVALYSFFVKQADKKHEGGKYDLVQGHSHRTLQQLYRHPSIQWASLDAFALPAAAHLTSTADAAALVEERRRRAGSPRLSQDDVNRKDDEKKETKKQEEHKQEHGIEGERESRSASSSSLVEQVANASRSGIGGDREKKSEALVRPAAVSAPPLASQAGASGVSATPRSKEEASREILMRLLGKTALPNLSSSSASSPPAPGAVSLSSAPVSAPDCGAGAEPEETRARGAENKAREGKETGSSLDAVPSTAFGKEDSSALFAEKKEGKEKESKRQEAARKEGSTARNSSGGKEAEEKQAGGCQASPVLAAQPLTTAGEKDAFDREGERSGSAKRAAHKKARGEERGQEKCAAHAYKQTPETKPCGGEDFTELTRPSFASLEASVLEILALLKAGGNQKQARSEEGLLAFAQASGSHSETTEKDETVKKAVDEALRRLIRAVEDGLLKSLAPELAAQVAASLVSSGALPSEALRLQNQGAKSEDPMGSEKQKEMLRAVLAPVVSAELGSLFSEHVVPGLKEAVRAGLADVKAVVATKLAEVRRLSAAEVAAVDRSIQQVHGSLQQSFQRMQKQLECQAPLQRQNSLSAETVDSMRQNLAALEEGLKAQSEAVMKAVEGVSQTLVALQRQQSQYQTQVTQQLQQQQRELQAQKQKVEQVPQAFRQLRADFRADLSKTEQTLKERSEALAASAAAAAVSAALGSSPHAPGAAAALGSTTVVAAAAAGAGPSGSRSETGGDVGGAGERGESGRTRREESEEEKLKKRLLHCLQTQNFEEAFSLSIAADLQQSTGGCWLLSICSYFSPSQFFERDPLPIGQPALLGTVKILSEGLKADLRERKRAAVEQRVAWISEALFQVDGPMPQIGRSDFLDLVDEFRTNLTWAQQHVQKEGDRDRFTQPIEEGLALSLKQLKRLQRTAEASRAS; encoded by the exons ATGGGGAACGAAGTGGCATCTCACCAAGGCGCCTCCGTGTCTCCCTCTCACGCTGTCAGAGGcctcgagagaagcgagaagggtGATCAGAGACAGGACGGCGCTGGGCTCGACTTCCAtccgttccttcttccgcgAAGGACCAT gcCCTGTTCGACGCGGTCGTCGCTCTGCTCCGCGGAGCTTCCAGCTGCGGCGGCGGTTCTGAATGGTCAAtatccgtttcttctttttgcttCCGCCGATCACCTCATCCCCCTCGAAGCGGCGGTCGCGAAttctctgtcctcctctGCCTGCGCGTCCaccgcctcttcctcttccaaAGACAatacgaggaagaaagagcagcggaaaaagggaggagaacgtggagaggcaggagaacacggaggagagggagaagagaatccactgttgtctctgttgtcGTTCGATGGGTCGGGATCGTTTCCTCGCACAGAAGCGGCACTGGACGTTTCGACGTACAACGTAGCGTTGCTGCGCGAGGCGCTTCGCGCTGGCCCTCAGGGTCGCACAGGccgggagaaaggagacagtctcctCGCCTGGCCTTCACCGTTCCCCGCGTTCCTGCCGCCAGGCCGCGCCATCGACACGAATCAACTTTTCGTCGCGTACGCCGTCAAGGGAGGCGTCCGAGTCATGCCCATCGTCGGCAGCGCAGACGGTGGAGTCGAGGAAACCTACAAG GCTCCGCTGTACGTACCGCCGACTCTGAGTGCGGGACCGCCGCAGGCAAAACCTTCGGCGGTCTCCGTTGCTTTGTATCAAGGGACGAAACCTCAGTTTCTGCTGGTCTCTGACTCAAACAATCTCGTCTCCATCTTCAAGCTGGCGCCTCCAGTTTCTGCCGGCTCAAGAGGCTCGTCTGGTGGGGCCTCGtcgttcctccttcttcagctgccCAAGCCGGAAGAACCGCTCGCGCAGGTGTCTTCAGCCGGTGCAGCTAGCCAGAGTGTCTCTTCAGCTAGCCAGAGTATGTCTCCGATTTACGTGGCGTGGGTTCCGCCTGCCGCAGGGGGCTTGCAGGAGGAGGCTGCTCAGCCTGGGCGCGAGCAGAGTTGCGGCCTCGGTAGCACGGACGTTTACTTCGTCACAGTCCAGAGACACCAAGTGATTCTCTGGAGTCTTCCCGTCTTGCGGAGCTACTGCATCTCGAAAAACATCAAGTTCGATGAACAACCGCTCCTG GTCGACGACGCCGTGGTGAGCTGCTGCGCGTGTGTCCTGCCCCTGCGGGACGCGTGGGCGTCTGCGTCGGAGCTGGAGAAGCTCCGAGGGgagtcttcgctgtcgcacGCCGGCTCcggtttctcttccttcttcgcgtcccCCGCGCTGCCTTCCGACAACTTGCCGCTCTTCGCGCTCcctccctcctcctccttctccttctcctcacCCTTCCTCAAACGACCCGCAGCGAGTCAACACCCAGGCCTCTTCGCAGACGGTCGCCTCTCCGAAGCCGAGACGCTGTCTGTCCAAGCGGTCTCGTTCTGTCCAGCGTCTCGCTCGGTCCTCGTCGCGTTCAACCGACGGTGCGTCGCTGCCTGGCGCATTGAG CCGTCGCACAACAAGGTTCCGCGGATTTCGTTGATCGGCGCTCAGTTCGTTCCCCGCTCTCCGGTGCCTCCCGGAATGAGTCAAGTGGCGGCATCGGTGTTAGGACGACCTCTGCCTGGTCTGTCCGAGGCAgacgcttctgcctctgctggACCTTCAGGGATGGGGGCGCCTTCGGTCGCGCCGCAGAACGAAAAGGCGTTCAATCCGTTCGACGCATTTCTCGTCCAAGCTGCTTCAGCGTCCTCGGCGGGCAGCGGCAGTtgcgaggcgaagaagcctgaagaaaaggagacccGCGACACGCAGGGCGAGGAACTCCTGTCGACTCTCACGGCCATCACCTCGCTGAACGTCCTGTACGCAACGGTGTATCCGCGCGAAGAGGAGGGCGGAGAAACGAGCACAGGACAGAGCGAAGGCGTCAAGGAGAAGACACTGGAGGCGGACAAACAGGTGGAGACAGGTCCGACGGAGGACAGAGGTCGGCAAATgccgtttctcctcgtcggcACAGCAAACAATTCGTGTCTgcgcgtcttccctctctttctctcgcgccaAGACTTGAGTGCGAatcccttcttcccttctcaaaggccgctgcctctcctcttcggctcagctgtacagacactgcgCCTCGACGCCGCGGCCGCGCCGAACGGGAGCCGTACAGCCTGCGTCGGGGCCGGCGAGGACAAAGCGGCAAGGCCTTCGACGGCAGGCGTCTTGTCCGAACTGCCTTGGGCGTTTGTGCGCGTCGACGCCGCGAGACACGCGGTCCTCTGGAGTGTGGCAGGCTGTGGAGCCCCGCAGCGCCTTACTCGCGAGGCGGCGACGCCGGAGGCGCCCGGCGGCCAGCAGGCGGGAGAGGGGAAGCCGAGCGGCGACGCGGAAAGGCGAGATGGGGAGGCTCCGGCCTGCGACGTCCTGCAAGCAGACGGCCGGGCGGGGCCTCCGGACTCAGCCAGAGAAGGTGACAGCAGCAAAGACTcgttcgtctttgtcttggAGGTGAACCAGCGAATGCTGCACAGGACGGAGGGGAGGGCAGAGAGCGCGTCGGAGCGCGAtgggggagaggaggagaaggcaagCCTCGTCCACAGAGCTGCGCATTTGCCGCTGCCTTCGATGCTCGTCCTCCCGTCTCAGTTCCCCGTGAAAAACATCTCCTCGGTGTTCTCTCTGTACTCGGCGTCGGGCACCGGGGCTCGCACCGGCCGGCGCCGGAGCGTCTCCGGAaagtcctcgccttctctgtccttcgcctcctcttcggACTTCGAGGCCGTCGAAACGCTCGGCGCAGGAGAAGTCGCTCTCTACAGCTTCTTCGTCAAGCAGGCAGACAAAAAACACGAAGGCGGCAAGTACGACCTCGTCCAAGGCCACTCGCACCGCACTCTCCagcagctgtacagacacccaaGCATCCAGTGGGCGTCTCTCGACGCCTTCGCCCTCCCTGCAGCCGCCCACCTCACAAGCACTGCGGACGCTGCCGCGCTCGTCGAAGAAAGGCGGCGAAGAGCAGGAAGCCCCCGACTCAGCCAAGACGATGTCAACCGCAAGGacgacgaaaagaaggaaacgaagaagcaggaagagcaCAAGCAGGAGCATGGCattgaaggagagagggagtcACGCAGCGCCTCATCTTCGTCGCTGGTTGAGCAGGTGGCGAACGCGTCGAGGTCAGGTATCGGTGGCGatagagaaaagaagagcgaggctcTGGTGAGAcccgcagctgtctccgcgccgccGCTTGCAAGTCAAGCTGGAGCCTCTGGAGTCAGCGCCACGCCTCGGTCGAAGGAGGAGGCTTCTCGGGAGATCCTCATGAGGCTGTTGGGCAAGACGGCGCTGCCGAatctttcctcttcatccgcttcctctccccctgCTCCAGgtgctgtgtctctctcttcagcgcctgtctccgccccGGACTGTGGGGCAGGAGCCGAGCccgaagagacacgagcgagaggcgcagagaacaAGGCTCGAGAAGGCAAGGAGACAGGTTCGTCTCTGGACGCCGTCCCCTCGACTGCATTCGGCAAGGAGGACTCCAGCGCGCTGTtcgccgagaagaaggaagggaaggagaaagaaagcaagcggcaggaggcagcgaggaaagaaggttCCACGGCGAGGAATTCGTCGGGAGGGaaagaggcggaggagaagcaagccGGTGGGTGTCAGGCGTCGCCAGTTCTCGCCGCTCAGCCCCTGACgacagcaggagagaaagacgcgttcgacagagagggagagcgaagTGGCAGTGCCAAGCGTGCAGCGCACAAGAAAGccaggggagaggagagaggacaagagaaatgcgccgcgcatgcatacAAGCAAACCCCCGAGACGAAACCctgtggaggcgaagacTTCACCGAGTTGACTCggccttccttcgcttctttggAGGCCTCCGTTCTTGAGATCCTTGCCCTCCTCAAAGCCGGCGGGAACCAGAAGCAG GCACGAAGTGAAGAAGGCCTGTTGGCTTTTGCGCAGGCAAGCGGCAGCCATTCCGAGACAACAG agaaggacgaaacagTCAAGAAGGCAGTGGACGAGGCTCTCCGGCGGCTTATCCGCGCTGTGGAAGACGGCCTTCTC AAGTCTCTGGCCCCCGAGCTGGCGGCGCAGGTTGcagcctctctcgtctcctcgggTGCACTCCCGTCGGAGGCGCTGCGTCTGCAGAATCAAggcgcgaagagcgaggaccCCATGGGCAGTGAGAAGCAAAAGGAAATGCTCAGGGCTGTGCTCGCCCCCGTAGTCAGTGCAGAACTTGGAAGTCTCTTCTCGGAGCATGTCGTCCCTGGTCTCAAAGAAGCGGTTCGCGCAGGCCTCGCAGATGTCAAAGCTGTGGTGGCAACTAAACTG GCCGAGGTTCGGCGGCTTTCGGCTGCGGAGGTCGCGGCAGTGGATCGCAGCATCCAGCAAGTTCACGGAAGTCTGCAGCAGAGTtttcagcgcatgcagaagcagctCGAATGCCAGGCGCCCCTCCAGCGACAAAACAGCCTCAGCGCCGAGACGGTCGACTCTATGAGGCAGAACTTGGCCGCTCTCGAGGAAGGCCTCAAGGCGCAGTCCGAGGCTGTGATGAAG GCCGTCGAGGGCGTTTCTCAAACGCTCGTTGCCttgcagaggcagcagagccAATACCAGACGCAAGTGACCCAGCAgcttcagcagcagcagcgagaACTGCAGGCGCAGAAGCAAAAGGTGGAACAAGTCCCTCAGGCGTTCCGACAGCTGCGCGCGGATTTCCGTGCCGATTTGAGCAAAACCGAGCAAACGCTGAAGGAGCGCTCGGAGGCTCTCGCGGCCTCtgctgcggctgctgcggTCTCCGCTGCTTTGGGCTCCAGTCCCCATGCGCCCGGCGCTGCGGCCGCATTGGGCTCCACGACCGTGGTCGCGGCCGCAGCGGCTGGGGCGGGGCCTAGCGGCAGCCGAAGCGAGACAGGAGGGGATGTTGGAGGCGCAGGAGAAAGGGGCGAGAGTGGCCGgacgcgcagagaagaaagcgaagaagagaagctgaagaagcggcttctccactgtctccagaCGCAAAACTTCGAGGAGGCCTTCTCGCTGTCAATCGCCGCAGATCTCCAACAGTCCACCGGAGGCTGTTGGCTTTTGTCCATCTGCTCTTACTTCTCGCCCTCCCAGTTCTTCGAGAGAGATCCCCTTCCTATAGGGCAGCCTGCGTTGCTGGGGACGGTGAAGA TTCTGTCGGAGGGCCTGAAGGCGGACCTGCGCGAGCGGAAGCGGGCGGCAGTGGAGCAGCGCGTCGCGTGGATTTCCGAGGCTCTCTTTCAAGTAGACGGACCGATGCCGCAGATTGGACGCTCCGACTTCCTTGAC CTGGTCGACGAGTTCAGAACGAATCTCACTTGGGCTCAACAGCATGTccagaaggaaggcgaccGCGATCGTTTCACGCAGCCCATCGAAGAGGGCcttgccctctctctcaAGCAACTGAAGAG ATTGCAGCGAACAGCTGAAGCCTCCCGTGCATCCTGA
- a CDS encoding DNA replication licensing factor MCM4, putative (encoded by transcript TGME49_219700): MASPLRSRVSGPPDEHEVNAEDMEMQDEVTPLRGYAAQTEGGDEGRVSNFPGAESQGGRENMEAEHDTQGAEDNFQRSSPLSRRRRPATQREAFPHGFSQHLSENAPQMSAATHRGLESSASEYGGTPLAVRRVRFARADLGDMGREFLLQDSDMQRLPELPKEVVDSNMERKFNEFFETFRVEDTEGILELSEEEKAISALANDAAYADAGCRSFYAIKLLQYMERRGAALMAGHSSQTGLSFDVSLQHLFLFDRQLYDAAVNAPQDAIAAFDAILRRKFADLRELHGCFSDEGAGHLGAEEVLLQQAPRLRLFSKPPALMDSARSLDPSVDLDRLVCLKGIVVRTSEVLPEMTMAAFRCQGQKRVDVNEYTACLQEVYECVVNGEALEPKKCQACGGANTFELWLEQCAFASKQLIKLVELPEKLQPGETPQSISVFAYDDLVDCCHPGDRVELTGVFKAAPLRVNPRLRLQHAVFRTFVSLIHARKESRESARGSALFLPSLEEPANAACDEEGRDAEERARLAGNADAATAAAAAISGAAPVALDGEDFHFSPEVEAKIKEISQRSDVYDLLVRSFAPSLFGREDVKKGILCQLVGGTHLLPSAEEEGETRGQEGKGKSKARHELHILLCGDPATAKSQLLQYVHKISPRCMYTSGRGSSAVGLTVCVSKDPETREFVLESGAVVLADGGVCCIDEFDKMEEAGRSILHEVMEQQTVTVAKAGIVASLNARTAILASANPVSSRYDRRRAVIENINLPPSLFSRFDLIYLLLDTADPRTDRLLAHRLCRSFGSRKSPETDDGSATHADTRPPLPAGFLGLYIAYCRYRCAPRLTLEARDHLRDEYLRMRHRDVTSKHPTATIRQLESLIRISEALAKMRLSKEVTRADAIEAVRLMNLATYQSLVDPYTGRIDFDQIHFGQTRQQRMIAQRATEAIKEVLSAAASAPGQSAMTREDIFVKVKELMRETGGRHEIVEPNLLFEALSNLEKDQIVTKKPGGLYHMSASPATA; encoded by the exons ATGGCCTCGCCACTTCGCTCGCGAGTCTCAGGTCCGCCTGACGAGCATGAAGTCAACGCAGAGGACATGGAAATGCAGGACGAAGTGACGCCGCTCAGAGGCTACGCGGCACAAacagaaggaggcgacgaaggaagagtcAGCAACTTCCCCGGTGCTGAAAGTCagggaggaagggagaacaTGGAGGCCGAACACGACACTCAAGGCGCCGAGGACAACTTCCAGAgatcttctcctctctcgagaagacgacgcccag CGACACAGCGAGAAGCGTTTCCCCATGGCTTTTCGCAACATCTGTCGGAGAACGCGCCGCAGATGTCGGCCGCGACGCACCGAGGACTCGAGTCTTCTGCGAGCGAGTACGGCGGCACTCCCTTGGCGGTTCGAAGAGTCCGGTTCGCTCGCGCCGACTTGGGGGACATGGGCAGGGAGTTCTTGCTCCAAGACAGCGACATGCAACGTCTCCCTGAACTCCCCAAGGAGGTCGTCGACAGCAACATGGAAAGAAAATTCAACGAGTTCTTCGAGACTTTCCGCGTCGAAGACACCGAAGGAA TTTTGGAGCTCtctgaagaggagaaggcgatcTCGGCTCTGGCGAACGACGCAGCGTACGCAGATGCAGGGTGTCGGAGCTTCTACGCGATCAAGTTACTGCAGTACATGGAGCGCCGGGGGGCGGCGCTGATGGCTGGCCACAGCTCGCAGACTggtctctccttcgacgtgtctctccagcatttgtttctcttcgacaGACAGCTGTACGACGCGGCAGTGAATGCGCCGCAAGACGCGATTGCTGCGTTCGACGCGATTCTCCGGAGGAAGTTTGCGGATCTCCGAGAGCTGCACGGATGCTTCAGCGACGAGGGTGCGGGACATCTCGGGGCAGAGGAAGTCCTCCTTCAACAG GCCCCCCGCCTGCGTCTGTTTTCCAAACCGCCAGCCTTGATGGATTCTGCTCGTTCTCTCGACCCGTCTGTCGATCTGGAtcgtctcgtctgtctcaAGGGCATCGTCGTTCGGACAAGCGAAGTGTTGCCTGAAATGACGATGGCTGCGTTCAGATGCCAAG GCCAGAAGCGCGTGGACGTGAACGAGTACACGGCCTGTCTGCAAGAAGTCTACGAATGCGTGGTGAATGGCGAGGCGCTCGAGCCGAAAAAATGCCAAGCCTGCGGGGGAGCGAACACATTCGAGTTGTGGCTTGAGCAGTGCGCCTTCGCGTCGAAACAGCTGATCAAACTCGTCGAACTTccagagaagctgcagccTGGAGAAACCCCGCAGTCCatctccgtcttcgcctACGACGACCTCGTCGATTGCTGCCACCCTGGCGACCGCGTCGAACTCACCG GTGTTTTCAAGGCCGCGCCATTGCGAGTGAATCCGCGACTGCGGCTGCAGCACGCAGTGTTCCGAACGTTTGTCAGCTTGATTCACGCGCGCAAGGAGTCGAGAGAGTCTGCTCGCGGCAGCGCGctgtttctgccttctctggagGAACCGGCGAACGCTGCGTGCGATGAAGAAGGCCGGGACGCAGAGGAACGCGCGCGCCTTGCAGGcaacgcagacgccgcgACTGCGGCCGCAGCCGCGATCTCCGGGGCAGCGCCTGTCGCCCTCGATGGAGAAGATTTCCACTTCTCTCCAGAAGTCGAAGCCAAAATCAAAGAAATCAGCCAGCGATCT GACGTATACGACCTGCTGGTGCGTTCGTTTGCGCCTTCGCTGTTTGGACGTGAAGACGTAAAGAAAGGAATTTTGTGTCAACTTGTGGGCGGGACACACTTGCTGCCGTCagcggaggaggaaggcgagacgcgcgGCCAGGAAGGCAAAGGAAAAAGCAAGGCGCGCCACGAACTCCACATTCTGCTTTGCGGCGACCCTGCAACTGCCAAGTCGCAGTTGTTGCAGTATGTGCATAAGATCTCGCCCAG gtgtatgtacacttcGGGACGCGGCAGCAGCGCAGTCGGTTTGACTGTCTGTGTGTCGAAGGATCCGGAAACTCGCGAATTCGTTCTTGAAAGCGGAGCCGTGGTTCTCGCGGATGGCGGCGTCTGCTGCATCGACGAGTTCGACAAGATGGAAGAAGCCGGCAG GTCCATTCTCCATGAGGTCATGGAGCAACAGACTGTGACAGTCGCAAAGGCAGGCATTGTCGCCTCGCTGAATGCTCGGACTGCGATTCTCGCGTCCGCAAATCCAGTGAGCTCTCG GTACGACCGTCGCCGCGCCGTGATTGAGAACATCAAtttgcctccttctcttttctcgcgtttcgacTTGATTTATCTGCTCCTCGACACGGCAGATCCACGCACAGATCGGCTGCTTGCCCATCGCCTCTGCCGCTCCTTTGGCAGCCGCAAAAGTCCCGAGACT GACGATGGAAgtgcaacgcatgcagacacgcGGCCGCCTCTGCCGGCAGGGTTCTTGGGTCTGTACATTGCGTACTGTCGGTACCGCTGCGCACCGCGTTTGACTCTGGAGGCTCGCGATCACCTGCGGGACGAATATCTTCGCATGCGCCACCGGGACGTGACTTCCAA acacccgacgGCGACGATTCGGCAACTCGAGTCTCTGATTCGCATTTCCGAGGCTCTCGCGAAGATGCGCCTGTCCAAGGAAGTGACCCGCGCAGACGCCATCGAGGCTGTGAGACTGATGAACTTGGCCACGTACCAATCGCTTGTCGATCCCTACACAG GCCGCATCGATTTTGACCAGATTCACTTTGGCCAAACTCGCCAGCAGCGCATGATTGCACAGCGAGCGACGGAAGCGATCAAGGaggttctctctgcagcagcaaGTGCCCCGGGCCAGTCTGCCATGACTCGCGAGGACATCTTTGTCAAAGTCAAGGAACTCATGAGA GAAACTGGTGGTCGCCACGAAATCGTCGAGCCCAACTTGCTGTTTGAGGCGCTTTCGAACCTCGAGAAAGACC AGATTGTCACAAAAAAGCCTGGCGGTCTGTACCATATGAGTGCGTCGCCTGCGACTGCGTGA
- a CDS encoding hypothetical protein (encoded by transcript TGME49_219690~Signal peptide predicted by SignalP 2.0 HMM (probability 0.837) with cleavage site probability 0.574 at residue 16), whose product MDAGVFCLFLPSAAVARFAKDSGDEIRRESLLQAYSLQCFFKSRVQAECCVRFGCGRSKTVSDTEMAKPNDLAGLEKALNKNDKIDLARTDTFVERAEELMNKQLPEKHEHNQETEKMVAFDRRNSSSMLDASKLSPVFFPRFSRASPFSKETVGERAKTVRGRRNSQAEIGAKRPSEERTCSLSNDALQVQAYSKITSFAKKDQKGF is encoded by the exons ATGGACGCGGGTGTTTTTTGCCTCTTTTTGCCGTCGGCGGCTGTGGCGCGTTTTGCGaaagacagcggagacgaaATTCGCCGGGAGAGTCTTCTGCAGGCCTATTCC CTACAGTGTTTTTTCAAGTCCCGTGTTCAGGCAGAATGTTGCGTCCGGTTCGGGTGTGGTCGCAGCAAGACTGTTAGT GACACAGAGATGGCGAAACCTAACGATTTGGCCGGCCTTGAGAA GGCGTTGAACAAGAACGACAAGATCGACTTGGCGCGAACCGACACCTTTGTCGAGAG GGCGGAAGAGCTGATGAACAAGCAGCTTCCCGAGAAGCACGAGCACAACCAAGAAACTGAGAAAATGGTGGCGTTCGACCGTCGCAACTCGTCGAGTATGCTCGACGCCTCTAA GTTATCTCCGGTTTTTTTCCCGAGgttttctcgcgcctctcctttttccaAGGAGACGGTTGGCGAGAGAGCTAAGACTGTTCGGGGGAGGAGAAACAGCCAGGCAGAGATAGGGGCCAAGAGGCCATCCGAGGAAAGGACATGCTCATTGAGCAATGACGCACTGCAGGTCCAGGCGTATTCGAAGATAACATCCTTCGCTAAAAAGGATCAGAAAGGTTTTTAA